CCTCGCTGGGGTAGCCGGATGCTCCGCTCTTTGGAGCATCCCGGAATGCCTGAGGTTGGGATCCTCTCTTAGCCTAAAGCAAAAGCCCGGGATTCGCCAAACAACGGCGTATCCCGGCTACCAAACACGCCATCGCACAGCCTCGCTGGGGTAGCCGGGATGCTCTGCTCTCGGGAGCATCCCGGATTGCCTGAGGTTGGGATCCTCTCCTAGCCCAAAACAAAAGCCCGGGATTCGCCAAACAACGGCGTATCCCGGCTACCAAACACGCCAAGAATAGAATTGCGCCGGCCCACTACTTTTTGTTGCCCTGATTCCAGACTGGGCGGGGGATTTCGCCACGGATGCTGCGGATCGCCATGCGGTGGCACGACCGAGCGGGCGCCGAGCAGTCAGCAGGCTCGGCCAACTTCGAGTCCGGTCCCACACAGGTTTGCGTGAAGACGCACCAGTAATGGTTATCTCGGGTCGAGGGGACCGTGGGATCCTCGTTGTGCGCGGTGAACAGACCCTTCCACCGGAGGGCCGGGCAAAGGTCCGGATGCTCAATATTGAAACGCTCGGCCTGTCTCATGAGTTTCCACCCCCCTCAGGGATGGGATTGAGTCCCGCCGCCTGGAGGATACACCGCTGCACAGCCACGCGAGCGACCGCAATCTTGTACCCGTTTTGCCCCAGGCTCTTAGCTGCTTTCACCGATGCCTGGGCGGCCGCCGTGGCGATTGCGGGAGTCACGGTCTGACCCGTCAGAACGGCCTCAGCCTCCGCCGAGCGCCACGGCACGGGGGCCACGTGGCTCATCATGACAACCGGGTTCGCCACCTTGTTGTTTGCGAGATTCATGACCACGGTCGCCGTCGCGATCGGCCAGTCAAACCCGTGCTTCTGTCGCACCTCATAATAAGCGCTGATCAAGCCGGCAGGCGGAGGAACCCGGACCTCAACGACGATTTCATTCGGGCCCAGGTCATGTTCACGGTCGGTCGGTTTTTGTGGAGTCACGTAAAAGCTTCCCAGCGGCACCAGACGGGTTCCCTTGGGCCCCTGGAGGACGACGGTCGCCCCAAAAGCGATCAGCGTGGGGGCCACCGTGGAGGGGCTCACAAAATAGGCCGGCCCGCCGTTGCCAAGAATGGCGTGGTAGCGGTTATCGCCTTTCAACACCAGCGATTGTCCCTTCGAGTCGAGGGCCAGCAATCCGTAACCGTTCCGGAAATACCAGCACCGCGGGCGCTGGCACAGATTGCCTCCGAGCGTCGCGCGATTGCGGATTTGAGGACTGGCGGCGTCGTTGATCGCCAGGGCGAGGGTGGGATAGTTCTTCGTCACCAGCGGATGTTTGGCGAGGGCGTCGAGCGTGACTAGCGCTCCAACGCGAAGCCCCTGCTGCGCCGTGTAGGTGACATCGCCTATTCCGGAAATCTTCTTGATGTTAACCAGGCGGCCTGGCGAAACCGCGTCGTCCTTGATCAAGGCCAGGAGATCGGTTCCGCCCGCCAGTATCTCGGTCGGGCCCCACTTCGAGCCGAGCAACGACAACGCCTGATTCACAGTACTTGGGCTGGCGTATTCAAACGATATCACGAGGTCACCTTTCCGAGGGCGGCCAGGACCTTGTCCGGCGTCAGCGGCAACTGCGACACCCGTACGCCAATGGCATTGGCGACGGCATTCGAAATCGCGGCGCCGGGAGAAATCACAGCCGGTTCCCCGCAGCCGATGATCCCGCGACTGTCGTAGCCGGGTCCCGACATGAGATGGACCACGAGCTCTCCAATGTCACCGATTCCGCAGAGGCGATAGAATTCGATATTGGGATTCAGCATTCGGCCAAGGTTCTGATCCATCACCTTCTCTTCATAAAGCGTGTACCCGATGCCCATGATCAGGCAGCCGTACACCTGGCTCGTCGTGGTTTTTCGATCGATGATCAATCCGCAATCCTGCACGGCCACGATTTTATTGATGCGGACGATGCCGGTGTCCGTATCGACGGAGACGTCGGCCATCTGCACGCCGGCAGCCCCCGTGTCGGCCAGGGTGCCCTCGCCGGGGTTCTGGCCGGTCACCGTCAAGGGCAGCGTCCCCAGCTTGGAACACGCCTCTTTCCAGCTCAGGCTCGCCCCGCCGCCCTTCACCTGCACCGAGCCATCCACCACCTCGAGTTTATCCGCAGTCGTTTTCAAGGCCGGCGCCACTTTCACAAAGAGCTTGGCGAGGGCGTCGACCGAAGCGCGCCGCACCGCTGATCCGCCTCCACCGACGGTTCCGCTTCCTCCGGATCCGGCAGAGGTCGGATAGGTGCTGTCTCCTATCTCGATGTTGATCGCCTCCACGGGCAGTCCCAGGGTCTCGGCGGCGACGATCGCGAGTACGGTGCGTGTTCCAGTTCCCAGGTCCTGCGTCGCCGCCTTGACCGACACTGTGCCGTCGGGATTGATGGTGAGGTTGCACTGGAAGTCGTGCGCCTTGCCCGGCCAGGCATGCATCGAGACGCCCAGCCCCTGCCGGATCACCCCGGTCGTCATCGTTCCGCGGGGTTTCCAGCGCTGCGACCACTGCATCAACGAATCCGCCACGGCCAATTCCTGCTTGTAAACATCGGCGCGCGCCGCCACGAGGTTCATGTTTCCCAAAAGCAGCTTCACCGGATCCATGTTGAGCTTGGCCGCCAGATCGTCCAGCGCTCCCAGGGTCAACAGGCAGGCCTGCGGATGGTGCGGCCCGCGCATGGATCGGGCGCTGCCGATGTTGTTGACAATCTGGGTGTGTTGCCGCCGTTGATTGGGAATATTGAACAGATAGGGCAAGGGCGGCTCACTTCCCCCTCCAAGCCCGCCGGTGCTCCAGCTGTCGGACTGCCAAGCCATCAACGTTCCGTCCTTTTTCGCGCCGACCTTGACATGCGCATACGAGGAGGGCCTGCATCCGGCGACTGTCTGCTCGGAATGGCGGTCCAGCATCAGCTTCACCGGGACGCCGCCCGCCAGCTTCGACAACTGTGCGGCGGCAATCCCCCAGCGGTCAGCCGCGAGCTTTGCGCCGTAACCCCCGCCCACGTACTCGGTCAAAACCTGGATCTTGTTTTGAGGGAAATTCAACGCTTGCGACAGCTGTCCGGGAATTCCGGTGACGGCCTGTGTCGAGATGTGGACCTGCATCGCATCCTGGGTCCAGGCGACCACGCTGCCATGTGCCTCCAAACAGGTGTGAGCGATCACCGGCATTCCGTAGTCCCCCTCAATCACCACGTCCGACTGGGAAAAGCCCTTGTCCGCATCGCCGACCACTTCCGGCGCCATCGGTTTCACAAACTTCGAGAATTGAGCCGGGGGTTGAGGGTTCGAGTCCAGCACCAGGGAAGGAAGGACGGGCGCGTATTCCACGTTCACCGCCCGCATCGCCATCTCCGCCGAATGCTCATCGACGGCGGCCACGGCGACGATGTCGTCATCGGCCCAGAAGATTTCAGTCCCCGGGCCCTGAATCACATAGACGGCTTTGAACCCCGGCGTCTTCTCGGCAGCCTTGGTGTCTATACTCTTCACCTTGGCATGGGCATAAGGGCAACGCACAACTTTCGCATACAACATCCCCGGCAGATTTACATCGTAGGTGTAGGTGGCACGCCCTGAGACCTTGGCCGCTCCGTCGACCCGCGGGATGTCCTTTCCAATCCACTTGCACTGGCTCGCAGGGGGCCAATCGTACTTCGTCGTCATCGTCTGCTCCTTCGCCGGGCCCTCGGCGCACGGGCTCGCGGCGCCCGGGCTCGCAATCGCGCTGACTTTCCACCCGGTGCCGCGGCCGCTTCCGCCACCGCCTGCTGGATGCCCGCGTAACTTCCGCAACGGCACAGATTGCCGCTCATACCCTTCAGAATTTCTTCCGGCGTCGGCGCGGGGTTCTCCGCAAGAAACCCCTTGCAGGACATGACAAAGCCCGGGGTGCAAAATCCACACTGCATCGCATCGTGATCGATGAAGGCCCGCTGGACCGGATCGAGTTCTCCGTCGCTATCGAGCGATTCGACGGTGGTAATCGGGTCGTCCTGGACATCAATGGCCAGGAGCGAGCAGGAATACTCGCGCTTTCCGTTCACGAGCACCGTGCAGGCGCCACACGTCGCCCGGTCGCAGGCCCGCTTGGCCCCAGTCAGGCCCCAGAACTCGCGCATCGCGTCAAGCAGCGTGATGCAGGGCTCCAGGTTGGCGGTGTAAGGTTTCCCGTTGATCTCGACAGTGACCGGCACCTTGCCGGGTCCGAGAATCGCGACAGTGCTTTTCTGAGTTGCCATCAGGACACGATCCGAAAGGGATTTGGGGTTGCCGACTTCTCGCGACGCTCGGCGCCGCGCTCTATGAAATGCTTCATCAACTTCTGCTGCTCAGCTTTCTCCCGGGTGAC
The DNA window shown above is from Terriglobia bacterium and carries:
- a CDS encoding (2Fe-2S)-binding protein, coding for MATQKSTVAILGPGKVPVTVEINGKPYTANLEPCITLLDAMREFWGLTGAKRACDRATCGACTVLVNGKREYSCSLLAIDVQDDPITTVESLDSDGELDPVQRAFIDHDAMQCGFCTPGFVMSCKGFLAENPAPTPEEILKGMSGNLCRCGSYAGIQQAVAEAAAAPGGKSARLRARAPRARAPRARRRSRR
- a CDS encoding FAD binding domain-containing protein gives rise to the protein MISFEYASPSTVNQALSLLGSKWGPTEILAGGTDLLALIKDDAVSPGRLVNIKKISGIGDVTYTAQQGLRVGALVTLDALAKHPLVTKNYPTLALAINDAASPQIRNRATLGGNLCQRPRCWYFRNGYGLLALDSKGQSLVLKGDNRYHAILGNGGPAYFVSPSTVAPTLIAFGATVVLQGPKGTRLVPLGSFYVTPQKPTDREHDLGPNEIVVEVRVPPPAGLISAYYEVRQKHGFDWPIATATVVMNLANNKVANPVVMMSHVAPVPWRSAEAEAVLTGQTVTPAIATAAAQASVKAAKSLGQNGYKIAVARVAVQRCILQAAGLNPIPEGGGNS
- a CDS encoding xanthine dehydrogenase family protein molybdopterin-binding subunit, giving the protein MTTKYDWPPASQCKWIGKDIPRVDGAAKVSGRATYTYDVNLPGMLYAKVVRCPYAHAKVKSIDTKAAEKTPGFKAVYVIQGPGTEIFWADDDIVAVAAVDEHSAEMAMRAVNVEYAPVLPSLVLDSNPQPPAQFSKFVKPMAPEVVGDADKGFSQSDVVIEGDYGMPVIAHTCLEAHGSVVAWTQDAMQVHISTQAVTGIPGQLSQALNFPQNKIQVLTEYVGGGYGAKLAADRWGIAAAQLSKLAGGVPVKLMLDRHSEQTVAGCRPSSYAHVKVGAKKDGTLMAWQSDSWSTGGLGGGSEPPLPYLFNIPNQRRQHTQIVNNIGSARSMRGPHHPQACLLTLGALDDLAAKLNMDPVKLLLGNMNLVAARADVYKQELAVADSLMQWSQRWKPRGTMTTGVIRQGLGVSMHAWPGKAHDFQCNLTINPDGTVSVKAATQDLGTGTRTVLAIVAAETLGLPVEAINIEIGDSTYPTSAGSGGSGTVGGGGSAVRRASVDALAKLFVKVAPALKTTADKLEVVDGSVQVKGGGASLSWKEACSKLGTLPLTVTGQNPGEGTLADTGAAGVQMADVSVDTDTGIVRINKIVAVQDCGLIIDRKTTTSQVYGCLIMGIGYTLYEEKVMDQNLGRMLNPNIEFYRLCGIGDIGELVVHLMSGPGYDSRGIIGCGEPAVISPGAAISNAVANAIGVRVSQLPLTPDKVLAALGKVTS